A genomic region of Pseudomonas sp. KU43P contains the following coding sequences:
- a CDS encoding HAD family hydrolase produces the protein MRLALFDLDNTLLGGDSDHAWGDYLCERGILDPVVYKQRNDAFYQDYLKGTLDLQAYLAFSMEIFATTEPAQLDQWHREFMHDCIEPIILPRALALLQQHREAGDQLVIITATNRFVTAPIARRLGVRVLLATECEMRDGRYTGRSTDIPCFREGKVTRLERWMLENGFDLEDSYFYSDSMNDLPLLERVSHAVAVDPDPNLQAEAERRGWPVISLRD, from the coding sequence ATGCGCCTGGCTTTATTCGACCTGGACAATACCCTCCTCGGTGGCGACAGCGACCATGCCTGGGGTGACTACCTGTGCGAGCGGGGCATTCTTGACCCGGTCGTTTACAAGCAACGCAACGATGCCTTCTACCAGGACTACCTGAAGGGCACCCTGGACCTGCAGGCCTACCTGGCTTTTTCCATGGAAATTTTCGCCACTACCGAGCCTGCACAACTCGACCAGTGGCACCGTGAGTTCATGCACGACTGCATCGAGCCGATCATCCTGCCAAGGGCCTTGGCCCTGCTGCAGCAGCACCGCGAGGCCGGTGACCAGTTGGTGATCATCACCGCCACCAATCGCTTCGTGACCGCTCCGATCGCGCGCCGCCTGGGTGTACGCGTGCTCCTGGCCACCGAATGCGAGATGCGCGATGGCCGCTACACCGGGCGTAGTACCGATATACCGTGCTTTCGTGAAGGCAAGGTGACGCGGCTTGAGCGATGGATGCTGGAGAACGGCTTCGATCTAGAGGACAGCTATTTCTACAGCGACTCGATGAATGACTTGCCGCTGCTGGAGCGGGTGAGCCATGCGGTGGCGGTGGATCCGGACCCTAATCTGCAGGCGGAAGCTGAGCGGCGCGGGTGGCCAGTGATTTCGCTGAGGGATTGA
- a CDS encoding RNA pyrophosphohydrolase codes for MIDPDGFRPNVGIILTNDAGQVLWARRINQDAWQFPQGGINPDETPEDALYRELNEEVGLERDDVEILACTRGWLRYRLPQRLVRTHSQPLCIGQKQKWFLLRLVSNEQRVRMDLTGKPEFDGWRWVSYWYPLGQVVTFKREVYRRALKELAPRLLTRD; via the coding sequence GTGATCGACCCGGATGGTTTTCGCCCCAATGTCGGGATCATTCTCACGAATGATGCCGGGCAGGTGCTATGGGCTCGGCGGATCAACCAGGATGCCTGGCAATTCCCGCAGGGTGGAATCAACCCTGACGAGACGCCGGAAGATGCCCTGTACCGCGAGCTGAACGAAGAAGTTGGCCTTGAACGCGATGATGTGGAAATTCTTGCCTGCACCCGCGGCTGGTTGCGTTATCGTTTACCCCAGCGACTGGTCCGTACCCATAGCCAACCGCTGTGCATCGGCCAGAAGCAGAAGTGGTTCCTGCTGCGCCTGGTGAGCAACGAGCAACGGGTGCGGATGGACCTGACCGGCAAACCGGAATTCGACGGCTGGCGTTGGGTCAGCTATTGGTATCCGCTGGGCCAGGTGGTGACATTCAAGCGCGAGGTATACCGCCGCGCCCTGAAAGAGCTAGCACCGCGTCTGCTGACGCGCGACTGA